The proteins below are encoded in one region of Sander lucioperca isolate FBNREF2018 chromosome 11, SLUC_FBN_1.2, whole genome shotgun sequence:
- the fkbp8 gene encoding peptidyl-prolyl cis-trans isomerase FKBP8, with protein sequence MTEKEETMDASDSHDSAPSVKKNGQTSLLDSGEDFEVLDEEDIDDVPPPLEDAGGGKGKNTDESEKNADTDSDPPGQVEEWLDVLGNDQLKKKVLEAGEGQDSRPQKGQNVKIHLKTYLKDGTLVEEQPYLSFTLGDGDVIQALDLTVQLMEMGEKALIQADAKYAYGSRGSLEPEVPPNAELSLEVELLEAIDAPDLELLPPAERIGLAIHKRERGNVHYQRGDYAFAVNSYSIALQITESSSKVDISPEEENELMDVRVKCLNNMAASQLKLDHYNAALKSCVSALEHQPDNIKALFRMGKVLALQGEYTEAIQTLRKALKLEPSNKTIHAELSKLVKKNSEQRGAEQAMYKKMLGNPASSGSSSQKHRAKSSWGLSWKWLFGATAVAIGGVALSVVIAARN encoded by the exons ATGACTGAAAAAGAGGAGACTATGGACGCTTCTGATAGCCATGACAGTGCGCCATCAGTGAAGAAGAATGGACAAACCTCGTTGCTGGACAGCGGGGAAGACTTTGAGGTTTTAGATGAAGAAGACATTGACGACGTCCCCCCTCCTCTGGAAGATGCCGGGGGCGGGAAggggaaaaacacagatgagtcTGAAAAAAATGCTGACACAGATTCAGACCCTCCAGGTCAAGTGGAAGAATGGCTGGATGTATTAG GTAATGACCAGCTAAAGAAAAAAGTCCTGGAGGCAGGGGAAGGGCAAGACAGTCGGCCACAGAAAGGACAAAATGTAAAGATTCATCTTAAAACATACCTGAAGGACGGAACACTTGTAGAGGAGCAGCCTTACCTCTCTTTCACTCTTGGAGATGGGGATGTCATCCAG GCTCTGGATCTCACAGTGCAGCTCATGGAAATGGGAGAGAAGGCCCTCATCCAGGCTGACGCAAAATACGCATATGGTTCCCGGGGGAG TCTTGAACCAGAGGTTCCCCCCAACGCTGAGCTGTCCCTAGAAGTGGAACTGCTGGAAGCTATTGATGCCCCAgacctggagctgctgccccctgcAGAAAGGATTGGCCTGGCCATCcataagagagagaggggcaatgTTCATTACCAGCGTGGGGACTACGCTTTTGCTGTGAATTCATACAGCATTGCCCTGCAGATAACAGAGTCTAGTTCTAAAG TTGACATAAGTCCTGAAGAGGAGAATGAGCTGATGGATGTGAGAGTGAAGTGTTTAAACAACATGGCTGCTTCTCAGCTGAAACTGGACCACTATAATGCAGCACTTAAGTCTTGTGTCTCGGCACTAGAACACCAGCCAGACAACATAAAAGCACTTTTCCGCATGGGAAAG GTACTAGCCTTGCAAGGTGAATACACAGAAGCCATTCAAACTTTGAGGAAGGCGCTGAAGTTGGAACCAAGCAACAAG ACAATCCATGCAGAGCTCTCCAAGCTGGTGAAGAAGAACTCGGAGCAGAGAGGAGCAGAGCAGGCCATGTATAAGAAGATGCTGGGTAACCCTGCTAGTAGCGGCAGCAGTTCACAGAAACACCGGGCCAAGTCTTCATGG GGTCTTAGCTGGAAGTGGCTTTTCGGTGCCACTGCAGTAGCCATTGGCGGTGTAGCATTATCCGTTGTCATAGCTGCTAGAAATTGA